One segment of Belonocnema kinseyi isolate 2016_QV_RU_SX_M_011 chromosome 7, B_treatae_v1, whole genome shotgun sequence DNA contains the following:
- the LOC117177094 gene encoding uncharacterized histidine-rich protein DDB_G0274557, translated as MYSHIFALFVCGILATTTAAPSPGGHSHHHVKIHVPYHVHTVHHHHVKKVPYPVHHVEKVHVPVHIPVHHVEKVHVPVPYKVVEKEYVPVPVHHEKPQEEHHGGWWN; from the exons ATGTACTCTCACATCTTCGct TTGTTCGTGTGTGGAATTCTGGCCACGACAACAGCTGCACCGTCACCAGGTGGACATTCGCATCATCA TGTGAAGATTCACGTGCCTTATCATGTGCACACGGTTCATCATCATCACGTGAAAAAAGTACCTTATCCAGTTCATCATGTCGAGAAGGTTCATGTGCCCGTTCACATACCAGTTCATCACGTCGAAAAGGTTCACGTACCAGTACCGTACAAGGTAGTGGAAAAAGAATACGTGCCTGTTCCTGTCCACCACGAAAAGCCCCAAGAAGAACACCATGGTGGATGGTGGAATTGA